In Arachis hypogaea cultivar Tifrunner chromosome 2, arahy.Tifrunner.gnm2.J5K5, whole genome shotgun sequence, a genomic segment contains:
- the LOC112725662 gene encoding E3 ubiquitin-protein ligase ATL31-like, with translation MLLFKYYGLFHHEAPQNGSQCAVCLSEFKDMDKLRLLPKCSHVFHPECIDANKGGVGEGVDGVVGKCNGTSKVRAFGLLVRSHSTGHSLVEPGKSLESFTLRLPEELRKQILEANHKFSGGSGGMKHSASYDVVLQSEVGEGSSSNKGSKNSRWVLSMTPPFVFRGWGHFSTSSGLAPPNEYSTCSGIPRLWGSSAAREEKGCEGREGLQLV, from the exons ATGTTATTGTTCAAATATTATGGTTTATTCCACCATGAAGCACCTCAAAATGGGTCTCAGTGCGCTGTGTGCTTGAGCGAGTTCAAAGACATGGACAAGCTCAGACTTTTGCCCAAGTGCAGTCACGTGTTTCACCCCGAGTGCATCGACGC GAATAAAGGTGGGGTTGGTGAGGGAGTTGATGGAGTTGTTGGGAAGTGTAATGGGACCTCAAAGGTGAGAGCTTTTGGGTTGTTGGTGAGGTCACATTCTACAGGTCACTCTCTTGTGGAACCGGGGAAGAGTTTGGAGAGTTTCACTTTGAGGTTGCCTGAGGAATTGAGGAAGCAGATTCTGGAAGCCAATCATAAGTTTAGTGGTGGTAGTGGTGGGATGAAGCATTCGGCAAGCTACGACGTCGTTTTGCAAAGTGAAGTTGGTGAAGGTAGTAGTAGTAATAAGGGGAGTAAGAATAGTAGGTGGGTGCTGTCTATGACACCTCCATTTGTTTTTCGCGGTTGGGGTCATTTTAGTACTTCTTCTGGTTTGGCACCGCCAAATGAGTACTCAACATGCTCTGGGATTCCTAGGCTTTGGGGTTCTTCAGCGGCAAGGGAAGAGAAAGGATGTGAAGGGAGAGAGGGTTTGCAACTGGTATGA